A region of Drosophila suzukii chromosome 2L, CBGP_Dsuzu_IsoJpt1.0, whole genome shotgun sequence DNA encodes the following proteins:
- the l(2)SH0834 gene encoding uncharacterized protein l(2)SH0834, with the protein MDNSDLVADENSAQQSIALRRELRRKKILEASKSRLDKLNGRASAIQKENIVDGPTNTQYSDPEVEPDVPIKRSFLPEQSAPPKVSPPSVLLKSRAHIILAACVGFVLALYTNSSVFFPVLLFVILELAFLQYHKRDHLPPSVGPMLLMFINPNITSKIKQFSSIFFILQSLLGDLAITVCVVCSGSLLLLNINSEFVTVLK; encoded by the exons ATGGATAATAGTGATTTGGTAGCGGATGAAAATTCCGCTCAGCAGTCTATTGCTTTGAGGCGAGAATTACGCAGAAAGAAGATATTGGAAGCCTCTAAGTCACGACTCGACAAATTAAATGGCAGAGCTTCAGCAATACAGAAAGAAAACATTG TCGATGGACCTACGAACACCCAATATTCTGATCCAGAGGTAGAGCCGGATGTTCCCATTAAACGCTCATTTTTACCGGAACAGTCTGCACCTCCAAAAGTCAGTCCTCCAAGTGTGTTGCTGAAAAGCCGAGCTCACATTATTTTGGCGGCTTGCGTCGGATTCGTGTTGGCGCTATACACCAATAGCAGCGTTTTCTTTCCTGTTCTGCTCTTTGTGATTTTAGAACTTGCGTTTCTGCAGTATCATAAACGCGACCATTTACCGCCCAGCGTGGGACCAATGTTGCTTATGTTCATCAATCCAAATATTACCAGCAAAATTAAGCAATTCAGCAGTATATTTTTCATCCTTCAATCCCTTTTGGGAGATCTTGCGATCACCGTCTGTGTGGTTTGCTCAGGAAGCTTgttgttattaaatattaactcTGAATTTGTTACCGTTTtgaaataa